The following coding sequences lie in one Marinihelvus fidelis genomic window:
- a CDS encoding Na(+)/H(+) antiporter subunit B — protein MQHHQILRVITKFNLPLIMLFGLYVQFHGDFGPGGGFQAGVIVAAAFILYALVFGLEHARDVAPVGVLKTLSALGVLVYGGTGVVNMLLGGNFLDYNTLSPAHPAHGQHYGILAIELGVGITVASTLVLIFFAVGGRRERGGQG, from the coding sequence ATGCAGCACCACCAGATACTCAGGGTCATCACCAAGTTCAACCTGCCGTTGATCATGCTGTTTGGCCTGTACGTGCAGTTCCACGGCGATTTCGGCCCGGGTGGCGGATTCCAGGCCGGCGTGATCGTGGCCGCGGCGTTCATTCTCTACGCCCTGGTGTTTGGCCTGGAGCATGCCCGCGACGTGGCGCCGGTGGGCGTCCTCAAGACCCTGTCCGCGCTGGGTGTGCTGGTCTACGGCGGCACCGGTGTGGTCAACATGCTGCTGGGCGGCAATTTCCTGGATTACAACACGCTGTCCCCGGCGCATCCCGCCCATGGCCAGCACTACGGCATCCTGGCCATCGAACTGGGCGTGGGCATTACCGTGGCCTCCACCCTGGTGCTGATTTTCTTCGCCGTCGGCGGTCGTCGTGAGCGGGGAGGGCAGGGCTGA
- a CDS encoding cation:proton antiporter subunit C, whose protein sequence is MDFLGHYNYWIVIFLMMAGLFTVINRGNLVKKIVGLNIFQTSVFIMFISFGYVTGGAPPILEDGITLYANPLPHVLILTAIVVGVATTALALALVIRIREAYGTIEEEEIHVQDQDF, encoded by the coding sequence ATGGATTTCCTGGGGCACTACAACTACTGGATCGTCATCTTCCTGATGATGGCCGGGCTGTTCACCGTGATCAACCGCGGCAACCTGGTGAAGAAAATCGTCGGCCTGAACATTTTCCAGACCTCCGTGTTCATCATGTTTATCAGCTTCGGTTACGTCACCGGCGGTGCGCCGCCGATCCTGGAAGACGGCATCACGCTGTACGCCAACCCGCTGCCGCATGTGCTGATCCTGACGGCGATCGTGGTCGGCGTGGCCACCACGGCACTGGCGCTGGCGCTGGTCATTCGCATCCGCGAGGCCTACGGCACCATCGAAGAAGAAGAAATCCACGTCCAGGACCAGGATTTCTGA